The Streptomyces durmitorensis genome contains the following window.
CAGAGCGCGGACGCGGTGAGCACCTGCGCCTTGAAGGTCGTGTCGAGGCCGTCGAGGATCATTGACCCGAGGCCTCCGTAGTCGACGATCGCCCCTACGGTCGTCAGCGCCACCGTCGAGACCGTGGTGATGCGGACGCCGGCGAGCAACGCGGGAAGCGCGAGCGGAAGTTCGACCTCCCACAGCAGCCGCAGCGGGCCGTACCCCATCCCCTTGGCCGCGTCCCGCGCCTCGTCCGGCACGGCCTGGAGCCCCGCCAGGATGTTCCGTACCAGGATCGTCAGGGAGTACAGCACGAGGCCCGTGACGACCAGCGAGGCCGAGAGCCCGAAGAAGGGCAGCAGGAGCGAGAACATCGCGAGCGAGGGCACCGTGTACAGCACGGTCGTCAGGCCGAGGATCGGGCCCGCGAGGAAGCGCCAGCGCCGGGCGAGCAGCGCGAGCGGCAGCGAGACGGCGACACCGATGGCCACCGAGGCGGCGGTGATGCCCATGTGCTGCACGGTGGCGTCGATCAACTCCTGGCTGCGGGAGCGGACGTACTCCCCGCAGATCCAGTCGTTCGTCACCAGACAGTTCTGTTCGCTCATCCCGCCCCACTCCCCCCGAGTCCGTTTCCTGAGGCCGTCTGGCGAGACCCTAACGCGGAGCACCGACAATCGCCGAGACTCGTCGTACTGGCGCAACATGGGCTTTACACAACGCCCGCAACAATGGGGAATCATGATCCGGTTCGAGCACGTCACCAAGCGGTACGAGGACGGCACCACGGCCGTCGACGACCTGTCCTTCGAGGTCGCCGAGGGTGAACTGGTCACGCTCGTCGGCCCGTCGGGCTGCGGCAAGACGACGACGATGAAGATGGTGAACCGTCTCATCGAGCCGACCGAGGGCCGGATATACGTCGAAGGTGATGACATATCCACCATCGACCCGGTCCAACTCCGGCGCCGGATCGGCTATGTCATCCAGCAGGTCGGCCTGTTCCCGCACAAAACGGTCCTGGAGAACACGGCGACCGTCCCGCACCTGCTCGGCGTGAAGCGCGGCAGGGCCCGCGAGCGGGCCGCCGAACTCCTCGACCTGGTCGGCCTCGACCCCTCGGTCTTCGGCGACCGCTACCCCGAGCAGCTCTCCGGGGGCCAGCGCCAGCGGGTGGGCGTGGCCCGCGCGCTCGCGGCCGATCCGCCCGTGCTCCTGATGGACGAGCCGTTCGGCGCCGTCGACCCCGTGGTGCGCGAGCACTTGCAGAACGAGTTCCTCCGCCTCCAGCAGGCCGTCCGCAAGACCGTCCTCTTCGTCACGCACGACATCGAGGAGGCGGTCCGCCTGGGCGACCGCATGGCCGTCTACGGAGAGGGCCGCATCGAGCAGTTCGACACCCCGTCGACGATCCTGGGCGCCCCGGCCAACGGCTACGTGGCGGATTTCGTCGGCGCGGACCGCGGCCTCAAGCGCCTGTCCGTGACGCCCATCGAGGAGGGCGACCTGGAG
Protein-coding sequences here:
- a CDS encoding ABC transporter permease, whose product is MSEQNCLVTNDWICGEYVRSRSQELIDATVQHMGITAASVAIGVAVSLPLALLARRWRFLAGPILGLTTVLYTVPSLAMFSLLLPFFGLSASLVVTGLVLYSLTILVRNILAGLQAVPDEARDAAKGMGYGPLRLLWEVELPLALPALLAGVRITTVSTVALTTVGAIVDYGGLGSMILDGLDTTFKAQVLTASALCVLLAIVADLLLLALQRWLTPWTRVHRIRTNRPARAERTAKVAEPA
- a CDS encoding ABC transporter ATP-binding protein; this encodes MIRFEHVTKRYEDGTTAVDDLSFEVAEGELVTLVGPSGCGKTTTMKMVNRLIEPTEGRIYVEGDDISTIDPVQLRRRIGYVIQQVGLFPHKTVLENTATVPHLLGVKRGRARERAAELLDLVGLDPSVFGDRYPEQLSGGQRQRVGVARALAADPPVLLMDEPFGAVDPVVREHLQNEFLRLQQAVRKTVLFVTHDIEEAVRLGDRMAVYGEGRIEQFDTPSTILGAPANGYVADFVGADRGLKRLSVTPIEEGDLEQPPVLHLDDPLPAKLEARWAVVLDGGNNLHGWISAEHAHGGAGTVRDHARRMEAWLPVGATLKQAFATMLQHDAGWIAVIDKDSEGRFLGVLTPARLHEALRRSTAADARAIAREEVELETITAIAGD